The Streptomyces sp. NBC_01689 genome includes a window with the following:
- a CDS encoding GNAT family N-acetyltransferase, giving the protein MIRPVTAEDLTLLHTMVHGMAENEEATGQISTDEDELRRALFGPQPVAWAHFAVDDKTDEIVGYTLWALVYSTWRGTAIHIDDIYVREDAVGRGFDTALLSTLAGLCAERGYRHMQWWGRVTNEPTAAFYRSLGAEIPSVQGKELTVFRLSGEPLADLARQA; this is encoded by the coding sequence CACACTGCTCCACACGATGGTGCACGGGATGGCCGAGAACGAGGAGGCCACCGGGCAGATCAGCACCGACGAGGACGAACTGCGCCGCGCCCTGTTCGGCCCGCAGCCGGTGGCCTGGGCCCACTTCGCCGTCGACGACAAGACCGACGAGATCGTCGGCTACACCCTGTGGGCCCTCGTCTACAGCACCTGGCGCGGCACGGCCATCCACATCGACGACATCTACGTCCGCGAGGACGCCGTCGGCCGCGGCTTCGACACCGCCCTGCTGAGCACCCTCGCCGGCCTGTGCGCCGAGCGCGGCTACCGCCACATGCAGTGGTGGGGGAGGGTCACCAACGAACCGACCGCCGCGTTCTACCGCTCCCTCGGCGCGGAGATCCCCTCCGTCCAGGGCAAGGAACTCACCGTCTTCCGCCTCTCCGGCGAACCCCTGGCCGACCTCGCCCGCCAGGCCTGA